A DNA window from Mycobacterium sp. IDR2000157661 contains the following coding sequences:
- a CDS encoding LemA family protein, with the protein MVTTLLIIALALAVLALVLFVVGYNKLRAADVRVAEALSGIDVELTRRASLIPSLVHTVQTFATHEKGILDHVTNARAALTAATSGKSVAQRSAAEKDLDSALAPLLALGQNYPQLSSSNNFLNLQDNLADTENKLAFARQYYNDAVASLNRLITTIPWMFVAPLTGVSEREYYQTPR; encoded by the coding sequence ATGGTGACGACCCTGCTGATCATCGCGCTGGCGCTGGCAGTGCTGGCGCTCGTCTTGTTCGTCGTGGGCTACAACAAGCTGCGCGCCGCCGACGTGCGCGTCGCCGAGGCGCTGTCGGGAATCGACGTCGAACTCACCCGGCGCGCGTCGCTGATCCCGAGCCTGGTTCACACGGTGCAGACCTTCGCCACGCATGAGAAAGGCATCCTCGACCACGTCACGAACGCCCGCGCGGCGTTGACGGCGGCCACGTCGGGAAAGTCGGTGGCGCAGCGCAGCGCCGCGGAGAAGGATCTCGACAGCGCGCTGGCGCCCCTGCTGGCGCTCGGCCAGAACTATCCGCAGCTGAGCTCGTCGAACAACTTCCTCAACCTGCAGGACAACCTCGCCGACACCGAGAACAAACTCGCCTTCGCGCGCCAGTACTACAACGACGCGGTCGCCTCCTTGAACAGGTTGATCACCACGATCCCGTGGATGTTCGTCGCGCCGCTGACCGGTGTCTCGGAGCGCGAGTACTACCAGACACCGCGCTGA